A window of the Coprobacter fastidiosus genome harbors these coding sequences:
- the secDF gene encoding protein translocase subunit SecDF produces MQNKGFIRVFAVLLTLVCLFYISFSFVTRHYTKKAEEYANGDAMKYKQYIDSIATEKVYLGYYTFKQCREMEIGLGLDLKGGMNVTLQISVADVLRSLSNNNTDVNFNKALANATANQADNKDFLSAFVNEYKKLDPNIRLAAIFSTYQLKDKITPNATNDEVVAVLREELNSAIDNSFNVLRTRIDRFGVVAPNIQRLEKDGRILVELPGVKEPERVRKLLQGSANLEFWETYNLNEFFNKLASANELLARLENQSEDTSSKTDSTVVESQDSTAVTATTSLKDSLTQKIKDMNKSDEQQNINAWKKQNPLFARLNPNVSQEGAIGNGPAVGIAHINDTAAVNKYLAMRQVRELLPANIVFKWTVKPIDEKEQYFQLVALKATNGGRPPLEGDVITDAREDFDRMTNSAVVSMSMNAEGSKIWEQLTRENIGRCVAIVLDDQVYSFPVVNTEISGGNSQISGNFTPEEAKDLANVLKSGKMAASVKIVQEDIIGPSLGQEAIQSGIISFIFALVLLMVYMISMYGVTPGLVANLGLVLNMFFTMGILASFQAVLTLSGIAGLVLSLGIAVDANVLIYERAKEELRLGKNLKNAITDGYKNAFSAIFDSNLTSLITGLILFFFGTGPIKGFATTLMIGIAMSFFTAVFLTRLIYERGLERNWFKHLTFTTSLTKNWLTHPKINFLGVRKTGYIVCAVLVVIGVISFGIKGLSKGIDFSGGRNYVVRFQEPVNTQEIANLLKPYFEGSSLSVITIGGENQVRVSTNYRIAENDDAIDKEIEMKLYDGLKSMLGGKTLDQFKSDNIMSIQKVGPSIAEDITIGAIWAVILSLIAIALYILLRFRDISFSAGTLVSLAFDTVIIISFYSLFYGLLPFSMEIDQSFIAAILTVIGYSVNDKVVVFDRVREVIGLYPKRDRYLVINEALNSTLARTISTSLSTAIVLLCIFILGGDTIRSFTFAMLLGVIVGTFSTLFVAVPVAYEIMGRKQKKAQLAEAAK; encoded by the coding sequence ATGCAAAACAAAGGTTTTATAAGAGTTTTTGCGGTATTACTCACGTTGGTATGTCTCTTTTACATATCTTTTTCATTTGTAACACGGCATTATACGAAAAAGGCCGAAGAGTATGCTAACGGAGATGCAATGAAGTATAAGCAGTATATCGATTCTATTGCGACTGAAAAGGTATATTTAGGGTATTATACTTTTAAGCAGTGCCGTGAGATGGAGATCGGTCTGGGGTTAGACCTAAAAGGAGGTATGAACGTAACGTTGCAAATCTCTGTGGCTGATGTGTTGAGGTCATTGTCAAATAACAACACGGATGTTAATTTTAACAAAGCGCTGGCAAACGCTACTGCCAACCAGGCAGATAATAAAGATTTCTTATCTGCTTTTGTAAATGAATACAAAAAGCTAGATCCTAATATCCGATTGGCTGCTATTTTCAGTACTTATCAATTGAAAGATAAGATTACGCCCAATGCGACGAATGATGAAGTTGTAGCTGTTTTACGGGAAGAGTTGAACAGTGCGATAGATAACTCGTTCAATGTGCTTCGTACACGTATTGACCGTTTCGGGGTTGTTGCTCCTAATATTCAGCGTCTTGAAAAGGACGGCCGTATTTTGGTAGAGCTTCCGGGTGTGAAAGAACCGGAACGTGTTCGTAAACTTCTTCAAGGAAGCGCTAACCTCGAATTTTGGGAAACTTATAATCTGAATGAGTTTTTCAATAAATTGGCAAGTGCGAATGAGTTGCTTGCCCGTTTGGAAAATCAGTCGGAAGATACTTCTTCTAAGACGGATTCTACTGTTGTCGAGTCGCAGGATTCTACTGCCGTAACGGCAACGACTTCATTGAAGGATAGTCTGACTCAGAAGATAAAAGATATGAACAAGAGCGATGAGCAACAAAATATCAATGCGTGGAAAAAGCAAAACCCGTTGTTTGCTCGTCTTAATCCCAACGTCTCTCAAGAAGGGGCTATCGGAAATGGTCCGGCTGTAGGTATTGCCCACATAAATGACACGGCTGCCGTAAATAAATATTTGGCAATGCGTCAGGTTCGTGAACTTTTGCCTGCTAATATCGTATTTAAGTGGACAGTGAAGCCTATTGACGAGAAAGAACAATACTTTCAGTTAGTTGCGTTGAAAGCGACAAACGGAGGTCGTCCTCCTCTGGAAGGTGATGTGATTACCGATGCTCGCGAAGATTTTGACCGGATGACAAATTCTGCAGTAGTAAGTATGTCTATGAATGCAGAAGGTTCTAAGATATGGGAACAGTTGACCCGCGAAAATATCGGGCGTTGTGTAGCGATTGTTTTGGATGATCAAGTATATTCATTCCCGGTAGTGAATACTGAAATTTCAGGAGGAAATTCTCAAATTTCGGGGAACTTTACTCCGGAAGAGGCAAAAGACCTTGCGAATGTGTTGAAATCCGGAAAAATGGCGGCAAGTGTAAAGATCGTGCAAGAAGACATTATCGGTCCGTCATTGGGTCAAGAGGCAATTCAGAGCGGTATTATATCGTTCATTTTCGCCTTGGTTCTGCTGATGGTCTATATGATCAGCATGTATGGCGTGACTCCCGGATTGGTTGCTAATCTCGGTTTGGTACTCAATATGTTCTTTACTATGGGTATTCTTGCTTCTTTCCAAGCCGTGCTTACGCTTTCGGGTATCGCCGGTTTGGTGTTGTCTTTGGGTATTGCGGTAGATGCCAATGTGCTGATTTATGAGCGGGCAAAAGAGGAACTTCGTTTGGGTAAGAACCTTAAAAATGCGATTACCGACGGTTATAAGAATGCGTTTTCCGCAATTTTCGACTCAAACTTGACCTCTTTGATTACTGGTTTGATTCTGTTCTTCTTCGGAACAGGACCTATTAAAGGTTTTGCCACGACTTTGATGATCGGTATTGCCATGTCATTCTTTACCGCTGTGTTCTTGACTCGTTTGATCTATGAACGCGGATTGGAAAGAAATTGGTTTAAACACCTTACATTTACGACATCTCTTACAAAGAATTGGTTGACACATCCGAAAATTAATTTCCTCGGAGTTCGGAAAACCGGTTATATCGTATGTGCCGTATTGGTTGTTATCGGAGTTATCTCTTTTGGTATAAAAGGTCTTAGCAAGGGTATTGATTTCTCCGGAGGCCGTAACTATGTGGTACGTTTCCAAGAACCTGTAAATACTCAAGAAATTGCTAATTTGTTGAAACCGTATTTTGAAGGCAGTTCTTTGTCGGTAATTACTATCGGTGGCGAAAATCAAGTTCGTGTTTCTACCAACTATCGTATCGCAGAGAATGACGATGCAATCGATAAAGAAATAGAAATGAAGTTATATGACGGATTGAAGAGCATGTTGGGAGGTAAGACTCTGGATCAGTTTAAATCGGATAATATAATGAGTATTCAGAAAGTAGGCCCGAGTATTGCAGAAGATATAACGATCGGTGCTATATGGGCTGTGATACTTTCATTGATCGCTATTGCACTTTACATATTGCTTCGATTCCGAGATATTTCTTTCAGTGCCGGAACGTTGGTTTCTTTGGCATTCGATACCGTAATTATTATCTCATTCTATTCGTTATTCTACGGTTTATTGCCGTTCTCTATGGAGATAGACCAGTCATTTATTGCTGCTATCTTGACAGTGATCGGATATTCGGTAAATGATAAAGTGGTAGTATTTGACCGTGTGAGAGAGGTGATCGGTCTTTATCCGAAACGGGATAGATATCTTGTGATTAATGAGGCTTTGAATAGTACTTTAGCTCGTACTATCAGTACATCGTTAAGTACAGCAATCGTATTACTTTGTATATTTATTTTGGGTGGTGATACGATTCGGAGCTTTACATTCGCTATGTTGCTGGGAGTTATAGTCGGTACTTTCTCGACTCTGTTTGTTGCTGTTCCAGTGGCATACGAGATTATGGGAAGAAAACAGAAAAAAGCTCAACTTGCAGAGGCTGCGAAATAA
- the recO gene encoding DNA repair protein RecO gives MLEKTLGIVLHTVAYNDKNHIAHLYTEKYGRMSYAIPQTQGRKSKSQRPLFTPFSILDIESDYKPGRDIQKIKEVRPAEILQQIHYDPVKNSIALFLSEFLSRTIREPEANPVFFEFLHQSIKFLDIIEDGKANFHLCFLIRISGFLGFYPNIENYRPGDYFDLLNGISTSVHPGHAYVLSPDETFGFTTLMRMNYYNLHLFRFSRQERIQILEHIIEYFKLHHAGFTQLKSLDVLKTLFD, from the coding sequence ATGCTGGAAAAAACATTAGGTATCGTATTACACACAGTTGCATACAACGATAAAAATCACATCGCACATCTCTATACAGAGAAATACGGAAGAATGTCGTATGCCATTCCCCAAACACAAGGACGAAAAAGCAAGTCGCAAAGACCGCTATTCACACCTTTCTCAATATTAGACATAGAGTCTGACTATAAACCCGGACGCGATATACAAAAGATCAAAGAAGTAAGACCTGCAGAGATTCTACAACAAATTCATTATGATCCGGTTAAAAACTCTATCGCATTATTTTTATCCGAATTTTTATCCCGTACAATTCGAGAACCTGAAGCAAATCCCGTTTTTTTTGAATTTCTACATCAATCAATCAAATTTCTTGATATCATTGAAGACGGGAAAGCGAATTTTCATCTTTGTTTTTTAATTAGAATATCCGGATTTTTAGGATTTTATCCGAATATTGAAAATTATCGTCCCGGAGATTACTTTGACCTTTTAAACGGAATCTCCACTTCTGTACATCCGGGACATGCCTATGTCCTCTCCCCCGATGAAACATTCGGTTTTACGACACTCATGAGAATGAATTACTACAATCTGCACCTATTCCGTTTTTCCAGACAAGAAAGAATACAAATACTCGAACATATTATCGAATATTTCAAATTACATCATGCCGGATTCACACAGCTCAAATCTCTTGACGTACTCAAAACATTATTCGACTAA
- the rpsT gene encoding 30S ribosomal protein S20 — protein MANHKSSIKRIRQAETKRLRNRYYAKTARNAVRKLRAITVKEDAAALYVKVSSMLDKLAKKNVIHKNKASNLKSKLALHINKL, from the coding sequence ATGGCAAATCATAAATCATCAATTAAGAGAATCAGACAAGCAGAGACGAAAAGATTACGTAATAGATATTATGCGAAAACTGCTAGAAATGCAGTTCGTAAATTGCGTGCTATTACCGTAAAAGAAGATGCTGCTGCATTGTATGTTAAAGTTAGCTCTATGCTTGATAAGTTGGCTAAAAAGAATGTTATTCACAAGAATAAGGCCAGCAATTTGAAATCTAAATTGGCTTTGCATATAAATAAGCTGTAA
- a CDS encoding DUF2721 domain-containing protein, with translation MEELTLTTPSLLFSAVSLIMLAYTNRFLSYAQVVRTLKGDYDLHPTRITAAQIDNLRKRLSLIRTMQILGIVSLLLSVLCMFLIYIGFQTSAVGVFAISLLCLICSLGISIGEIVISVRALDLHLSEMERQKAKKTSSDDPLYS, from the coding sequence ATGGAAGAACTTACTTTGACTACTCCTTCATTGTTGTTTTCAGCAGTTTCGTTGATTATGCTGGCTTATACAAACCGTTTTCTTTCATATGCTCAGGTTGTTCGTACTTTAAAAGGAGATTATGATTTGCATCCTACACGGATTACGGCTGCTCAAATAGATAATTTACGTAAACGTTTGTCTTTAATCCGTACAATGCAGATTTTGGGAATTGTAAGCCTTTTATTAAGTGTTTTGTGTATGTTTCTGATTTATATCGGATTTCAGACTTCTGCTGTGGGAGTTTTCGCTATATCATTGTTATGTTTGATCTGTTCATTGGGAATTTCTATCGGAGAGATTGTTATTTCGGTCCGTGCTCTTGATCTGCATTTAAGTGAGATGGAACGTCAAAAAGCTAAGAAAACATCTTCTGATGATCCTCTATATTCATAA